The Geothrix sp. genome window below encodes:
- a CDS encoding outer membrane protein transport protein — translation MTHRSRLTLTALTLIAAGAFAPQAQASGFQLREQSPSAQGNAFAGISAGGNDISALFFNPATMTQFDGWQFSLGGTYVGLDVKLQDLSASRTPALLALGFQTAPVTGTSLGPISGASSHGNSGISAVLPEFNIMYSVSKDLKVGLSLNVPFGLTTEYDANWAGRYHGLKSDLKTIDVAPSLAYRVNDQFSFGVAFVARKADAELTNAVDYGTALALKVGSGLAAAGMSTVSPGPGQNSPVANIAMGAPSAVFGTPGYAIPGAWDGKAGLKGDGWGYGWKAGFTWQPTKEFRLGGAYSAAMTMTLKGDASFEFPGNLPPTDLAALNGAGLKNGGGQADLALPATASLGFDWKATSAFSLQGEVAQSTWSRFKELRVKFNTGAPDSITDENWKDTWFYSLGGTYKVNQDWTLRAGVAFDQGAVDDNHRTPRIPDNDRKWLSLGATYTVSKKVAIDVGYTHLFIGDAKINLTAAGDNTTRGSLTGTMKATIEILGAQVRYSF, via the coding sequence ATGACCCACCGCTCACGCCTCACCCTCACGGCTTTGACCCTCATCGCCGCCGGCGCCTTCGCTCCCCAGGCCCAGGCTTCCGGCTTCCAGCTCCGCGAGCAGAGCCCGAGCGCTCAGGGCAACGCCTTCGCGGGCATCAGCGCGGGGGGCAACGACATCAGCGCCCTCTTCTTCAACCCCGCGACGATGACCCAGTTCGACGGCTGGCAGTTCTCCCTGGGCGGCACCTATGTCGGGTTGGATGTGAAGCTGCAGGACCTCTCGGCCAGCCGCACCCCGGCCCTGCTCGCGCTGGGCTTCCAGACGGCCCCGGTCACGGGCACCAGCCTGGGCCCGATCTCGGGCGCCTCGAGCCACGGGAACTCCGGGATCTCGGCCGTCCTGCCTGAATTCAACATCATGTACAGCGTCAGCAAGGACCTGAAGGTGGGGCTTTCCCTGAATGTGCCCTTCGGCCTCACCACCGAGTACGACGCCAACTGGGCCGGCCGCTACCACGGCCTGAAGTCCGACCTGAAGACCATCGATGTCGCGCCGAGCCTGGCCTACCGGGTGAACGACCAGTTCTCCTTCGGCGTGGCCTTCGTGGCCCGCAAGGCTGATGCGGAACTGACCAACGCCGTGGACTACGGCACGGCCCTGGCCCTGAAGGTGGGGTCCGGCCTGGCGGCGGCGGGCATGTCCACCGTGTCTCCCGGCCCTGGCCAGAACAGCCCCGTGGCGAACATCGCGATGGGCGCTCCCAGCGCGGTCTTCGGGACGCCGGGTTACGCCATCCCCGGCGCCTGGGACGGCAAGGCCGGCCTGAAGGGCGATGGCTGGGGCTACGGCTGGAAGGCGGGCTTCACCTGGCAGCCGACCAAGGAGTTCCGCCTGGGCGGTGCCTACTCCGCCGCCATGACCATGACGCTCAAGGGGGATGCCTCCTTCGAGTTCCCCGGCAACCTGCCGCCCACGGACCTGGCTGCCCTGAACGGGGCCGGCCTCAAGAACGGCGGCGGACAGGCTGACCTCGCCCTCCCCGCCACGGCCTCGCTGGGCTTCGACTGGAAGGCGACCTCCGCCTTCTCCCTCCAGGGTGAAGTGGCCCAGAGCACCTGGTCCCGCTTCAAGGAACTCCGCGTGAAGTTCAACACCGGGGCCCCGGATTCCATCACGGACGAGAACTGGAAGGACACCTGGTTCTACTCTCTGGGCGGCACCTACAAGGTCAACCAGGACTGGACACTCCGCGCCGGCGTGGCCTTTGATCAGGGCGCCGTGGACGACAACCACCGCACCCCCCGCATCCCCGACAACGACCGCAAGTGGCTCTCCCTCGGCGCGACCTACACCGTCTCCAAGAAGGTGGCCATCGATGTCGGCTACACCCACCTGTTCATCGGCGACGCGAAGATCAACCTGACCGCGGCCGGCGACAACACGACCCGGGGCAGCCTCACCGGCACCATGAAGGCCACCATCGAGATCCTGGGCGCTCAGGTTCGGTATTCCTTCTAG
- the bshA gene encoding N-acetyl-alpha-D-glucosaminyl L-malate synthase BshA, giving the protein MRIGISCYSTFGGSGVVATEVGKALAARGHEVHILSPSVPPRLVGFEDRINFHEVRATTYPLFEDAPYSIALGSKMADVAEHHGLEIIHAHYAIPHAMAALLARMAIPSLKVVTTLHGTDITVVGSDPSYLPMVKMAIRESDGVTAVSEYLRDETYRTFGGGRDIDVIGNFVEPPGQERPDCRAWLAPRATAVLTHISNFRPVKRVMDVLKVFELVRKEVPVRLVMVGDGPDRVEAEAYCRDRGFAAEVRFTGKQLDIGTVLACSDLFLLPSATESFGLAALEAMGHRVPVIASRVGGLPEVVRHGIDGYLEPMGDVEAMAADAVTLLRDEDLRLTMGDAARERALGTFAEGPIVDQYEALYRRVLGKD; this is encoded by the coding sequence ATGCGCATCGGCATCTCCTGCTACAGCACCTTCGGCGGCTCGGGCGTCGTGGCCACGGAGGTGGGCAAGGCCCTCGCCGCCCGGGGCCACGAGGTGCACATCCTCAGCCCCAGCGTGCCGCCGCGCCTGGTGGGCTTCGAGGACCGCATCAATTTTCATGAGGTCCGGGCCACCACCTATCCCCTCTTCGAGGACGCCCCCTATTCCATCGCCCTGGGCTCCAAGATGGCGGATGTGGCCGAGCATCACGGCCTGGAGATCATCCACGCGCACTACGCCATCCCCCACGCCATGGCCGCCCTGCTGGCCCGCATGGCCATCCCGAGCCTGAAGGTCGTGACCACCCTCCACGGCACGGACATCACTGTGGTGGGCAGCGACCCCAGCTACCTCCCCATGGTGAAGATGGCCATCCGGGAAAGTGATGGCGTGACTGCCGTTTCAGAGTATCTGCGGGATGAGACCTACCGGACCTTCGGGGGGGGTCGCGACATCGATGTCATCGGCAACTTCGTGGAACCCCCCGGCCAGGAGCGCCCGGACTGCCGAGCCTGGCTGGCTCCCAGGGCCACCGCGGTGCTGACGCACATCTCCAATTTCAGGCCCGTGAAGCGCGTGATGGATGTGCTGAAGGTGTTTGAGCTGGTGCGCAAGGAGGTTCCCGTCCGCCTGGTGATGGTGGGCGACGGACCGGATCGGGTGGAGGCCGAGGCCTATTGCCGCGACCGCGGGTTCGCCGCCGAGGTCCGGTTCACGGGCAAACAGCTGGACATCGGCACCGTACTGGCCTGTTCCGACCTCTTCCTGTTGCCCAGCGCCACCGAGAGCTTTGGATTGGCGGCCCTGGAGGCCATGGGTCACCGGGTGCCGGTCATCGCCAGCCGCGTGGGGGGCCTGCCCGAGGTGGTGCGCCACGGCATCGACGGCTACCTGGAGCCCATGGGTGATGTGGAGGCCATGGCAGCCGACGCGGTGACCCTGCTGCGCGACGAGGACCTGCGGCTCACCATGGGCGATGCCGCGCGCGAGCGGGCGCTCGGCACCTTCGCGGAAGGCCCCATCGTGGATCAGTACGAGGCGTTGTACCGGCGGGTACTGGGCAAAGACTGA
- a CDS encoding thiolase family protein: protein MSQAVILKSLRSPIGKFQGGLAPLAAPDLAAQVVKALLAAVPGAVPTEVILGHVVSAGVGQAPARQAALRGGLPASVSALTINKVCGSGLKAIQLAANAVRLGDHDLVLAGGMESMSNAPYLLPKLRAGARMGHTEAKDAMILDGLWCAMTDQHMGHTGELVASKYGVGREAQDAWAAESHRKAVAAMQSGAFRNEIVPIAVPGKKGDLILSEDEGPRADSTPESLSKLRPAFKKDGTVTAGNAPSVNDGAAAALVSTESYARAHGLPIQARILGAATAGLEPEWVLMAPVEAIRKLLAQVGWSAEDVDLWEINEAFAVQLVATMNELKLPADRINVHGGAVALGHPIGASGARVMATLLHGLERHGKQRGVAALCLGGGNAIAMAVERV from the coding sequence ATGTCCCAAGCTGTGATCCTCAAGTCCCTCCGCAGCCCCATCGGCAAGTTCCAGGGCGGTCTGGCGCCGCTGGCCGCGCCGGATCTGGCGGCCCAGGTGGTGAAGGCCCTGCTGGCAGCCGTGCCGGGCGCGGTCCCGACGGAAGTGATCCTCGGCCATGTGGTGAGCGCGGGCGTGGGTCAGGCCCCGGCCCGCCAGGCGGCCCTGCGGGGCGGTCTGCCCGCCAGCGTCTCCGCCCTGACCATCAACAAGGTCTGCGGCAGCGGCCTCAAGGCCATCCAGTTGGCGGCCAATGCCGTGCGCCTCGGCGACCACGACCTGGTGCTGGCGGGAGGCATGGAGTCCATGTCCAACGCGCCCTACCTCCTGCCCAAGCTGCGGGCGGGCGCGCGCATGGGCCACACCGAGGCCAAGGACGCCATGATCCTCGATGGGCTCTGGTGCGCCATGACCGATCAGCACATGGGCCACACGGGCGAGCTGGTGGCCTCCAAATACGGTGTCGGCCGCGAAGCGCAGGATGCCTGGGCCGCCGAAAGCCACCGCAAGGCCGTGGCCGCCATGCAGTCCGGCGCCTTCCGGAACGAGATCGTGCCCATCGCCGTCCCCGGAAAGAAGGGGGACCTGATCCTCAGCGAGGACGAAGGGCCCCGGGCCGACTCCACGCCCGAGTCCCTGTCCAAGCTGCGCCCCGCCTTCAAGAAGGACGGCACCGTGACGGCGGGCAACGCCCCCAGCGTGAATGACGGCGCGGCGGCGGCCCTGGTCAGCACGGAGTCCTACGCCAGGGCTCACGGCCTGCCCATCCAGGCCCGCATCCTCGGCGCCGCCACGGCGGGCCTCGAACCCGAATGGGTGCTCATGGCCCCTGTGGAGGCCATTCGCAAGCTCCTGGCGCAGGTGGGCTGGTCCGCGGAGGATGTGGATCTCTGGGAGATCAACGAGGCCTTCGCCGTGCAGCTGGTGGCCACCATGAACGAACTGAAGCTGCCTGCGGACCGCATCAATGTCCACGGCGGTGCCGTGGCCCTGGGCCACCCCATCGGGGCCTCCGGCGCCCGCGTCATGGCCACCCTGCTCCATGGCCTCGAGCGGCACGGCAAGCAGCGCGGCGTGGCGGCGCTCTGCCTGGGGGGCGGCAATGCCATCGCCATGGCGGTGGAGCGGGTGTAG
- a CDS encoding DivIVA domain-containing protein, producing the protein MKYTPLDIQRREFEKVFRGLEESEVRSFLHEVAAEWEEVLAENQKLKEEILDSRERLRQYQDQDRIFRETLLQAQRTREDVLDGASREKELIIREAQFKAEEIIREAQQHVVEMEVQLRNLKMERIRFFRELEALMDRTRRHIQEEAPDMYVPAPPTLNLENLDLTALDEPALPPRRPNPAP; encoded by the coding sequence ATGAAGTACACCCCCCTCGACATCCAGCGCCGGGAATTCGAGAAGGTCTTCCGCGGCCTCGAGGAATCCGAGGTCCGTTCCTTCCTCCACGAGGTGGCCGCCGAGTGGGAGGAGGTGCTGGCGGAGAACCAGAAGCTGAAGGAGGAGATCCTCGACAGCCGCGAGCGGCTGCGGCAGTACCAGGACCAGGACCGCATCTTCCGCGAGACCCTGCTCCAGGCACAGCGCACCCGCGAGGATGTGCTGGACGGTGCCAGCCGGGAGAAGGAACTGATCATCCGCGAGGCCCAGTTCAAGGCGGAGGAGATCATCCGCGAGGCCCAGCAGCATGTGGTCGAGATGGAGGTGCAGCTCCGCAACCTCAAGATGGAGCGCATCCGCTTCTTCCGGGAGCTGGAGGCCCTCATGGACCGCACGCGGCGCCACATCCAGGAGGAGGCGCCGGACATGTATGTGCCCGCGCCCCCGACTTTGAACCTTGAGAACCTCGACCTCACCGCGCTGGACGAGCCCGCCCTGCCCCCCCGCCGGCCCAATCCCGCCCCCTGA
- a CDS encoding YggT family protein: MPLLFAIAYYALDVLIYLLLAVAILSWFPIDPGNRWIRLLHAITDPILHPIRAIVPSIGGFSFDILVAVLLLGVIQRVFLRALAS, translated from the coding sequence ATGCCTCTTCTCTTCGCCATCGCCTACTACGCCCTGGATGTCCTGATCTATCTGCTGTTGGCGGTGGCCATCCTGTCCTGGTTCCCGATCGACCCCGGAAACCGCTGGATCCGTCTTCTGCATGCGATCACCGACCCGATCCTCCACCCCATCCGGGCCATCGTGCCGAGCATCGGGGGGTTCAGCTTCGACATCCTCGTCGCCGTGCTGCTGCTCGGCGTCATCCAGAGAGTCTTTCTGCGGGCCCTGGCCTCCTAG
- a CDS encoding DUF2252 domain-containing protein encodes MPMPPPRPSLAERRSAGKALRDRLSRTDQGHWKAAGDRPDLIPRLKAANELRLPDLLPLKWGRMSASPFAFFRGSVALMAGDLASGPTTGMTVQMCGDAHLLNLGAYAAPDGHLVFDLNDFDETMPGPWEWDLKRLCASTVLGGREAGQSETEASKAVKGLVRAYREHMARFAEMKGLELVRFEVTPQGGGGVLKEVLAKARRDTPDKLLAKVTMDDGRGGRRFQARPPLTRPLDPAEQEGLWEGLPAYRETVLPGRRQVLEGYAPMDAVFRVVGTGSIGLRSLLVLCLGRDSEDPLFLQLKSEEPSAWAPHLRETPPSLHQGQRVALGQHRSQTWVDPLLGWTRFGGQDFLVRQWSDHKAGIDGTALGGPALGDYAALCGGILAKAHARTGDAAMLAGYLGDADKLDESLADFAKDYADQATRDYERFLSAIQAGDLQAVTGI; translated from the coding sequence ATGCCGATGCCGCCGCCCCGCCCCTCGCTCGCCGAACGCCGTTCCGCCGGCAAGGCGCTGCGGGACCGGCTGTCGCGAACGGATCAGGGGCATTGGAAGGCAGCCGGTGACCGGCCAGACCTCATCCCCCGGCTGAAGGCCGCCAATGAGCTCCGCCTTCCGGACCTCCTGCCCCTCAAGTGGGGACGGATGTCGGCATCCCCTTTTGCCTTCTTCCGGGGTTCGGTGGCGCTGATGGCCGGTGACCTCGCCTCCGGACCCACCACCGGGATGACAGTTCAGATGTGCGGGGACGCCCACCTGCTGAATCTGGGAGCCTATGCCGCCCCGGACGGACACCTGGTCTTCGACCTCAATGACTTTGACGAAACCATGCCTGGTCCCTGGGAATGGGATCTGAAGCGGCTTTGCGCCAGCACTGTGCTGGGCGGTCGGGAAGCGGGCCAGTCCGAGACGGAGGCCAGCAAGGCAGTCAAGGGGCTGGTGCGGGCCTATCGCGAGCATATGGCCCGATTTGCGGAGATGAAGGGGCTGGAGCTGGTCCGTTTTGAAGTGACCCCCCAGGGCGGCGGAGGCGTCCTGAAGGAGGTCCTGGCCAAGGCCCGGCGGGATACGCCCGACAAGCTCCTGGCCAAAGTCACCATGGATGACGGCCGGGGCGGCAGGCGGTTCCAGGCCCGCCCACCCCTGACCCGCCCACTCGATCCGGCCGAGCAGGAAGGGCTGTGGGAGGGGTTGCCGGCCTATCGGGAGACTGTGCTCCCCGGGCGCCGGCAGGTGCTGGAAGGCTACGCGCCGATGGATGCGGTCTTCAGGGTGGTGGGCACCGGCAGCATCGGCCTGAGAAGCCTGTTGGTGCTCTGTCTGGGCCGCGACTCGGAGGACCCGCTCTTCCTCCAGCTCAAATCGGAAGAACCTTCCGCCTGGGCCCCGCACCTGCGGGAGACGCCCCCCAGCCTCCACCAGGGACAGCGGGTCGCGCTGGGCCAACACCGCTCGCAGACCTGGGTGGATCCCCTGCTCGGCTGGACCCGGTTCGGGGGCCAGGATTTCCTGGTGCGGCAATGGTCCGATCACAAGGCGGGCATCGATGGGACTGCGCTGGGGGGGCCGGCGCTCGGGGACTACGCGGCCCTCTGCGGTGGCATCCTGGCCAAAGCCCACGCCCGGACCGGGGATGCAGCCATGCTCGCAGGCTATCTAGGCGATGCCGACAAGCTGGATGAGTCCCTGGCCGATTTCGCCAAGGACTACGCGGATCAGGCCACCCGGGACTACGAGCGGTTCCTGAGCGCCATCCAGGCCGGAGATCTGCAGGCCGTCACGGGAATCTAG